One stretch of Xanthomonas sp. DAR 35659 DNA includes these proteins:
- the thiE gene encoding thiamine phosphate synthase produces MNASPAPRGVYLITPDEADGARLLARVAPLLDQGVTWLQYRNKLADPAQRHAQATALQALCVQAGVPLIVNDDVALAQAVGAAGVHLGEDDGDLAAARAALGPNALIGASCYDDLALARAAAAAGASYVAFGAFFPTRSKVTTRRANPGLLRDAAVLGLPRVAIGGLTPDNARPLVAAGADLLAVISGVFDAADPRAALAAYGACFD; encoded by the coding sequence ATGAACGCATCCCCGGCGCCGCGCGGCGTGTACCTGATCACCCCCGACGAAGCCGATGGCGCGCGCCTGCTGGCGCGCGTGGCGCCGCTGCTGGATCAGGGTGTGACCTGGCTGCAGTACCGCAACAAGCTCGCCGACCCGGCGCAACGGCATGCGCAAGCCACGGCGCTGCAGGCGCTGTGCGTGCAGGCCGGGGTGCCGCTGATCGTCAACGACGACGTGGCGCTGGCGCAGGCGGTCGGCGCCGCCGGCGTGCACTTGGGCGAGGACGATGGCGACCTGGCCGCCGCCCGCGCCGCGCTCGGCCCGAACGCGCTGATCGGCGCCTCGTGCTACGACGACCTCGCGCTGGCCCGCGCCGCCGCCGCGGCCGGCGCCAGCTACGTCGCCTTCGGCGCATTCTTCCCCACGCGCAGCAAGGTCACCACGCGCCGCGCCAACCCTGGCCTGCTGCGCGACGCGGCGGTGTTGGGCCTGCCGCGCGTTGCGATCGGCGGCCTCACGCCCGACAACGCCCGCCCCCTGGTCGCCGCCGGTGCCGACCTGCTGGCGGTGATCAGCGGCGTGTTCGATGCGGCCGATCCACGCGCGGCGCTGGCTGCGTACGGCGCCTGCTTCGACTGA
- a CDS encoding rubredoxin → MSDATATTYRTWMCVVCGFIYNEADGLPEEGIAPGTRWEDVPETWTCPDCGVTKDDFEMVEME, encoded by the coding sequence ATGAGCGACGCCACCGCCACCACCTATCGCACCTGGATGTGCGTCGTCTGCGGGTTCATCTACAACGAGGCCGACGGCCTGCCGGAAGAAGGCATCGCCCCGGGCACGCGCTGGGAAGATGTGCCCGAGACCTGGACCTGCCCGGATTGCGGCGTGACCAAGGACGATTTCGAGATGGTCGAGATGGAGTGA
- a CDS encoding SMI1/KNR4 family protein, with translation MTKAIDCVSGVWHRRPPAHEAAIAQLERTLALAFPPDYRAFLRWSNGGEGRVGTAYFSFWPVEDIRARNVSAGIAKSLSARFVGIGSNGGGECYALDYTAGAASPVFSVVPLGDLDPASVFAIAPTLSDALEKARCGAFSDAEYNANASGPLTEQMRALQAKNVLLKAEACWQAKDYGGYLAWMRRPGVEPTPVSMKRMEIARKQVAASNGMP, from the coding sequence GTGACCAAGGCGATCGATTGTGTGTCCGGTGTCTGGCATCGGCGTCCTCCCGCGCACGAAGCGGCGATCGCGCAGCTGGAGCGCACGCTGGCGCTGGCGTTTCCGCCCGACTACCGGGCCTTCCTGCGCTGGTCCAACGGCGGCGAGGGCAGGGTCGGGACCGCGTACTTTTCCTTCTGGCCGGTGGAGGACATCCGTGCGCGGAACGTCTCGGCCGGCATCGCCAAGTCCCTGTCCGCGCGCTTCGTGGGCATCGGTTCCAATGGTGGCGGCGAGTGCTACGCGCTCGATTACACCGCCGGTGCGGCGTCGCCGGTGTTCAGCGTGGTGCCGCTGGGCGACCTGGACCCTGCCAGCGTGTTCGCCATTGCGCCAACGCTGAGCGACGCCTTGGAGAAGGCGCGATGCGGCGCGTTCAGCGATGCCGAGTACAACGCGAACGCATCCGGGCCGTTGACCGAGCAGATGCGTGCGTTACAGGCGAAAAATGTCCTGTTGAAGGCAGAGGCTTGCTGGCAGGCGAAGGATTACGGCGGCTACCTGGCGTGGATGCGCCGGCCTGGCGTCGAACCGACGCCAGTGTCGATGAAGCGGATGGAGATCGCGAGAAAACAGGTGGCGGCTTCGAATGGAATGCCATAG